The DNA region TCCTCTTCACCTCTTCCAGAATCGTCCTTCCAGAAACAATGCAGTCAGTACTGGAGAAACTGTTGCTTGTCATTAGTCCTGATTGAAGGCTTTCAGGTTCCTTTGTTGAAGGAttattgaaggaaaaaaaaagaggcatTTAATTGACCTGTAAGAACAAAATAGTCTAATTCCATTTGTGCCATTACACAACTGATGATCTTAAAATAATACCCTGGACATCTCAAAATGATGTGCACTGAGAACATCCAGAACAGTCTGCCACTTTGCTGCTTCATGGAAGGTGTTCGTTATTTCACAGCTTTACTTCCCTAATGACTGGGAGCCTCTTTATTTACTTAATTGTTGAGAGTCTTGTAAATAAGATCTGTGATTGTACTATAATTCGATTACATTAGTTAGTGGAAgaccttaaatttaaaaaataaaagagactgAAAGAATGTGTGCCCAGGTCTGGTTCTCCAGATTAATGAACAAAAGACATTGTGTTTCCCAGTGCTCAATAAAAGACCAATTCAACCAGAAGGTAAAATAACCTTAAATCTTCGATTGAAGTTGCAGTTGGGTAAACACCTCTATACTTTCCCTAAAGAAAGGGAGGGATTGCAAAGCAAACAAAACCTTTTGAAAGATTTAGGAGTGTCTACGGAAAAACAGAGTGGATTCACAGTGGGGTAGAGTGGGAGGGCACAGCGAATTGTTGAGAGTTTGTTCTCaggcacacagaaaaaaaaaaggaactcCGGTTTGCTAAACACCTGtagagaaaatgaaaattgctcaacagtttgaaaagaatacattttaatctTTTAGCAAGAAGTTTTAGATGatttctgggaaatacattttgtctagTGCAGTATGTGTTGAGATACAGGTGCTTTcgtcagctttccaaagatccTACCCTTGTCCAGGTGCAGAGTTTCCACCTCTTTTCCTGATCGAGTCCGATCTCGAAGCTCTGCGAGGCTGGGGCTGTTCAGTACGGGGATGGGAGACAATCCAAGGCAAGCATCAGTGCGAAAAGCGCCGTTTAAAAGCCAAGAATTATCACTTGAAGGTTTGACCTATTTTGCAAAAGCTTTGCTGGGAAGACTTGCACgatgactcatttcagtctttctttttcctttttcagaTACTGACTGAATAGAAACAAAAACGCACTGAAGAAGGGAAGGAGACCCCAGAGCCCCGACTCCTGAGCTACAGTCACTGCCATGGACTGGAAGACCTTCCAGGCGCTCCTCAGCGGGGTCAACAAGTACTCCACCGCGTTCGGCCGCATCTGGCTGTCGGTGGTCTTCGTCTTCCGGGTGATGGTGTACGTGGTGGCGGCCGAGAGAGTGTGGGGCGACGAGCAGAAGGACTTCGACTGCAACACACGCCAGCCCGGCTGCGCCAACGTCTGCTACGACCACTTCTTCCCCATCTCCCACATCCGCCTGTGGGCCCTGCAGCTCATCTTCGTCACCTGCCCCTCGCTGATGGTGGTGATGCACGTGGCGTACCGCGAGGAGCGGGAGAGGAAGCACCGCCTGAAGCACGGGGAGGGGTCCAAGCTGTACCCAGACACGGGCAAGAAGCACGGCGGCCTGTGGTGGACCTACCTGATCAGCCTCTTCTTCAAGACGGGCATCGAGATCGCCTTCCTCTACCTGCTGCACCTCATCTACGA from Lepisosteus oculatus isolate fLepOcu1 chromosome 11, fLepOcu1.hap2, whole genome shotgun sequence includes:
- the LOC102686267 gene encoding gap junction beta-3 protein-like codes for the protein MDWKTFQALLSGVNKYSTAFGRIWLSVVFVFRVMVYVVAAERVWGDEQKDFDCNTRQPGCANVCYDHFFPISHIRLWALQLIFVTCPSLMVVMHVAYREERERKHRLKHGEGSKLYPDTGKKHGGLWWTYLISLFFKTGIEIAFLYLLHLIYDSFDLPRLVKCEVSPCPNLVDCFIGRPTEKRVFTYFMVGASAFCIVLNICEIIYLIFKRVFRFAHKVKNRKRHQRLQKNPGNRAHDCQCHFHEHLDMKPKLRIHEELRASAPNLSTAA